One window of the Acinonyx jubatus isolate Ajub_Pintada_27869175 chromosome A2, VMU_Ajub_asm_v1.0, whole genome shotgun sequence genome contains the following:
- the RBSN gene encoding rabenosyn-5 isoform X2, protein MTEQNRGHRAMSLSAMEGLTLTCGNPRNLLTAFDRTNTESAKIRAIEKSVVPWVNDQDVPFCPDCGNKFSIRNRRHHCRLCGSIMCKKCMELISLPFANKLTSASKDSLSTHTSPSQSPNSVHGSRRGSISSMSSVSSVLDEKDDDRIRCCTHCKDTLLKREQQIDEKEHTPDIVKLYEKLRLCMEKVDQKAPEYIRMAASLNAGETTYSLEHASDLRIEVQKVYELIDALSKKILTLGLNQDPPPHPNTLRLQRMIRYSATLFVQEKLLGLMSLPTREQFEELKKKRKQEMERKRILERQAALESQRRLKERWSDLAPRTANGEVASLRGGPAPLRKAEGWLPLSGGQGQSEDSDPLLQQIHNITSFIRQARAAGRADEVRTLQENLRQLQDEYDQQQTEKAIELSRRQAEEEDLQREQLQMLREREWEREREQFQAASLHTRTRSLDFREIRPFQLEPGREPRTHLAYALDLGSSPVQSSAAQKTPSPVSALEPVRVWSGPPAVGQEPLPQSTVSQQSELASLNPFEEEDPSSPTADGTTSPPAAEPASGPSACVLKEYNPFEEEEEEAVAGNPFTNPDSPAPNPFDEEDEYPCPRPSSPPVPGNPFEEATCTNPFEMDSDSGPEGEEPIEEELLLQQIDNIKAYIFDAKQCGRLDEVELLTENLRELKRTLAKQKGGTD, encoded by the exons ATGACCGAGCAGAATCGGGGACACAGGGCTATGAGTCTTTCAGCTATGGAGGGGTTGACCCTTACATGTGGGAACCCCAGGAACTTG CTCACTGCATTCGACAGAACGAATACCGAGTCTGCTAAGATACGAG CAATAGAAAAGTCAGTGGTGCCTTGGGTCAACGACCAGGATGTTCCTTTCTGTCCAGACTGTGGGAATAAGTTCAGCATCCGTAACCGCCGCCACCACTGCCGGCTTTGCGGGTCTATTATGTGCAAGAAGTGTATGGAACTCATCAGTCTCCCTTTTGCAA ATAAGCTTACCAGTGCCAGCAAGGATTCCCTGAGCACCCACACCAGCCCCAGCCAGTCACCCAACAGTGTCCATGGCTCCCGCCGGGGCAGTATCAGCAGCATGAGCAGTGTAAGCTCTGTCCTGGATGAAAAGGATGACGACCGGATCCGCTGCTGTACACACTGCAAGGACACGCTACTGAAGAGAGAGCAGCAGATTGATGAGAAGGAGCACACCCCTGACATTGTAAAGCTGTATGAG AAATTACGACTTTGCATGGAGAAAGTTGACCAAAAAGCTCCTGAATACATCAGGATGGCAGCATCATTAAA TGCTGGGGAGACCACCTACAGTCTGGAACATGCCAGTGACCTTCGAATAGAAGTGCAGAAAGTGTATGAGCTCATAGATGCTTTAAG TAAGAAGATCTTAACCTTGGGCCTGAACCAGGACCCTCCACCACATCCAAACACTTTGCGGCTGCAGAGGATGATCAGATACTCAGCTACGCTTTTTGTGCAG GAAAAGTTGCTTGGTTTGATGTCACTGCCAACCAGAGAACAGTTTGaggaactgaaaaagaaaaggaagcaggaaatggagaggaagaggaTCCTGGAGAGACAG GCTGCCCTGGAATCCCAGCGAAGGCTTAAGGAACGGTGGAGTGACCTGGCGCCTCGTACGGCTAATGGGGAGGTGGCGTCCCTTCGAGGGGGGCCTGCCCCCCTGAGAAAGGCTGAGGGCTGGCTCCCGCTGTCTGGAGGTCAGGGGCAGAGCGAAGACTCAGACCCCCTCCTCCAGCAGATCCACAACATCACATCATTCATCAGGCAGGCCAGGGCCGCTGGGCGGGCGGACGAGGTGCGCACGCTGCAGGAGAATCTGCGGCAGCTGCAGGACGAGTACGACCAGCAGCAGACAGAGAAGGCCATCGAGCTGTCCCGGAGGCAGGCCGAGGAGGAGGACCTGCAGCGCGAACAGCTGCAGATGCTGCGTGAGCGGGAGTGGGAACGAGAGCGGGAGCAGTTCCAGGCCGCATCCCTACACACACGGACTCGGTCCCTGGACTTCCGAGAAATCCGGCCTTTCCAGCTGGAGCCTGGCAGGGAGCCTCGCACCCACCTTGCTTATGCTTTGGATCTAGGCTCTTCCCCAGTTCAGAGCAGTGCAGCTCAGAAGACTCCTTCGCCCGTCTCAGCTCTCGAGCCGGTCAGGGTGTGGTCTGGGCCCCCAGCCGTTGGCCAGGAACCCCTCCCCCAGAGCACCGTGTCACAGCAGAGTGAGCTGGCCTCTCTAAACCCCTTCGAGGAGGAAGACCCCTCCAGCCCCACAGCAGACGGCACTACCAGCCCTCCGGCTGCAGAGCCTGCCTCTGGCCCTTCAGCCTGTGTCCTCAAAGAATACAATCCttttgaggaagaagaggaggaggccgTAGCAGGGAATCCCTTCACTAACCCAGACAGTCCAGCGCCCAACCCCTTCGATGAGGAAGATGAGTATCCCTGCCCGAGGCCCTCAAGCCCTCCTGTTCCTGGCAACCCGTTTGAGGAAGCCACCTGTACCAACCCCTTTGAGATGGACAGTGACAGTGGGCCAGAGGGCGAGGAGCCCATAGAGGAGGAGCTCCTTCTCCAGCAGATTGATAACATCAAGGCGTACATTTTTGATGCCAAGCAGTGTGGCCGCCTGGATGAGGTGGAGTTGCTGACAGAGAACCTGAGGGAGCTGAAGCGCACCCTGGCTAAACAGAAGGGGGGCACTGACTGA
- the MRPS25 gene encoding 28S ribosomal protein S25, mitochondrial: MPMKGRFPIRRTLQYLGQGDVVFKDSVKVMTVNYNTHGELGEGARKFVFFNIPQIQYKNPWVQIIMFKNMTPSPFLRFYLDSGEQVLVDVETKSNKEIMEHVKKILGKSEETLEREEQEKKQLSHPAHFGPRKYCLRECICEVEGQVPCPGLVPLPKEMTGKYRAMLKASAQD, encoded by the exons ATGCCCATGAAGGGCCGCTTCCCGATCCGCCGCACCCTGCAGTACCTGGGCCAGGGGGACGTGGTGTTCAAGGACTCAGTGAAGGTCATGACGGTGAACTACAACACGCACGGGGAGCTGGGCGAGGGCGCCAG gaaatttgtgtttttcaacATACCTCAGATCCAGTACAAAAACCCTTGGGTACAGATCATAATGTTTAAGAATATGACGCCGTCCCCCTTCCTGAGGTTTTATCTGG ATTCCGGGGAGCAGGTCCTCGTGGATGTGGAGACCAAGAGCAATAAGGAGATCATGGAGCACGTCAAAAAAATCCTGGGGAAGAGCGA GGAAACcctggagagagaggagcaggagaaAAAGCAGCTTTCTCACCCGGCTCACTTTGGCCCCCGAAAGTACTGCCTACGGGAGTGCATCTGCGAGGTGGAAGGGCAGGTCCCCTGCCCGGGCCTGGTGCCATTACCAAAGGAGATGACGGGGAAGTACAGAGCGATGCTGAAAGCCAGCGCCCAGGACTAG
- the RBSN gene encoding rabenosyn-5 isoform X1: protein MASLDDPGEVREGFLCPLCLKDLQSFCQLQSHYEEEHSGEDRDVKGQIKSLVQKAKKAKNRLLKREGDDRAESGTQGYESFSYGGVDPYMWEPQELGAVRSHLSDFKKHRAARIDHYVVEVNKLIIRLEKLTAFDRTNTESAKIRAIEKSVVPWVNDQDVPFCPDCGNKFSIRNRRHHCRLCGSIMCKKCMELISLPFANKLTSASKDSLSTHTSPSQSPNSVHGSRRGSISSMSSVSSVLDEKDDDRIRCCTHCKDTLLKREQQIDEKEHTPDIVKLYEKLRLCMEKVDQKAPEYIRMAASLNAGETTYSLEHASDLRIEVQKVYELIDALSKKILTLGLNQDPPPHPNTLRLQRMIRYSATLFVQEKLLGLMSLPTREQFEELKKKRKQEMERKRILERQAALESQRRLKERWSDLAPRTANGEVASLRGGPAPLRKAEGWLPLSGGQGQSEDSDPLLQQIHNITSFIRQARAAGRADEVRTLQENLRQLQDEYDQQQTEKAIELSRRQAEEEDLQREQLQMLREREWEREREQFQAASLHTRTRSLDFREIRPFQLEPGREPRTHLAYALDLGSSPVQSSAAQKTPSPVSALEPVRVWSGPPAVGQEPLPQSTVSQQSELASLNPFEEEDPSSPTADGTTSPPAAEPASGPSACVLKEYNPFEEEEEEAVAGNPFTNPDSPAPNPFDEEDEYPCPRPSSPPVPGNPFEEATCTNPFEMDSDSGPEGEEPIEEELLLQQIDNIKAYIFDAKQCGRLDEVELLTENLRELKRTLAKQKGGTD from the exons GTCTTGTCCAGAAGGCTAAGAAAGCCAAGAACAGGCTGTTGAAACGAGAAGGAGATGACCGAGCAGAATCGGGGACACAGGGCTATGAGTCTTTCAGCTATGGAGGGGTTGACCCTTACATGTGGGAACCCCAGGAACTTG GTGCTGTGAGAAGCCATCTTTCCGACTTCAAAAAACACCGAGCTGCCAGAATTGACCACTATGTTGTTGAAGTCAATAAATTAATAATCAGGTTAGAGAAG CTCACTGCATTCGACAGAACGAATACCGAGTCTGCTAAGATACGAG CAATAGAAAAGTCAGTGGTGCCTTGGGTCAACGACCAGGATGTTCCTTTCTGTCCAGACTGTGGGAATAAGTTCAGCATCCGTAACCGCCGCCACCACTGCCGGCTTTGCGGGTCTATTATGTGCAAGAAGTGTATGGAACTCATCAGTCTCCCTTTTGCAA ATAAGCTTACCAGTGCCAGCAAGGATTCCCTGAGCACCCACACCAGCCCCAGCCAGTCACCCAACAGTGTCCATGGCTCCCGCCGGGGCAGTATCAGCAGCATGAGCAGTGTAAGCTCTGTCCTGGATGAAAAGGATGACGACCGGATCCGCTGCTGTACACACTGCAAGGACACGCTACTGAAGAGAGAGCAGCAGATTGATGAGAAGGAGCACACCCCTGACATTGTAAAGCTGTATGAG AAATTACGACTTTGCATGGAGAAAGTTGACCAAAAAGCTCCTGAATACATCAGGATGGCAGCATCATTAAA TGCTGGGGAGACCACCTACAGTCTGGAACATGCCAGTGACCTTCGAATAGAAGTGCAGAAAGTGTATGAGCTCATAGATGCTTTAAG TAAGAAGATCTTAACCTTGGGCCTGAACCAGGACCCTCCACCACATCCAAACACTTTGCGGCTGCAGAGGATGATCAGATACTCAGCTACGCTTTTTGTGCAG GAAAAGTTGCTTGGTTTGATGTCACTGCCAACCAGAGAACAGTTTGaggaactgaaaaagaaaaggaagcaggaaatggagaggaagaggaTCCTGGAGAGACAG GCTGCCCTGGAATCCCAGCGAAGGCTTAAGGAACGGTGGAGTGACCTGGCGCCTCGTACGGCTAATGGGGAGGTGGCGTCCCTTCGAGGGGGGCCTGCCCCCCTGAGAAAGGCTGAGGGCTGGCTCCCGCTGTCTGGAGGTCAGGGGCAGAGCGAAGACTCAGACCCCCTCCTCCAGCAGATCCACAACATCACATCATTCATCAGGCAGGCCAGGGCCGCTGGGCGGGCGGACGAGGTGCGCACGCTGCAGGAGAATCTGCGGCAGCTGCAGGACGAGTACGACCAGCAGCAGACAGAGAAGGCCATCGAGCTGTCCCGGAGGCAGGCCGAGGAGGAGGACCTGCAGCGCGAACAGCTGCAGATGCTGCGTGAGCGGGAGTGGGAACGAGAGCGGGAGCAGTTCCAGGCCGCATCCCTACACACACGGACTCGGTCCCTGGACTTCCGAGAAATCCGGCCTTTCCAGCTGGAGCCTGGCAGGGAGCCTCGCACCCACCTTGCTTATGCTTTGGATCTAGGCTCTTCCCCAGTTCAGAGCAGTGCAGCTCAGAAGACTCCTTCGCCCGTCTCAGCTCTCGAGCCGGTCAGGGTGTGGTCTGGGCCCCCAGCCGTTGGCCAGGAACCCCTCCCCCAGAGCACCGTGTCACAGCAGAGTGAGCTGGCCTCTCTAAACCCCTTCGAGGAGGAAGACCCCTCCAGCCCCACAGCAGACGGCACTACCAGCCCTCCGGCTGCAGAGCCTGCCTCTGGCCCTTCAGCCTGTGTCCTCAAAGAATACAATCCttttgaggaagaagaggaggaggccgTAGCAGGGAATCCCTTCACTAACCCAGACAGTCCAGCGCCCAACCCCTTCGATGAGGAAGATGAGTATCCCTGCCCGAGGCCCTCAAGCCCTCCTGTTCCTGGCAACCCGTTTGAGGAAGCCACCTGTACCAACCCCTTTGAGATGGACAGTGACAGTGGGCCAGAGGGCGAGGAGCCCATAGAGGAGGAGCTCCTTCTCCAGCAGATTGATAACATCAAGGCGTACATTTTTGATGCCAAGCAGTGTGGCCGCCTGGATGAGGTGGAGTTGCTGACAGAGAACCTGAGGGAGCTGAAGCGCACCCTGGCTAAACAGAAGGGGGGCACTGACTGA